The nucleotide sequence CTTGTACAGCTGGTACAGCGCCTCGGGGACCATGTCCGCCGTGAAGCCGTCCGAGTTGAAGTAGAGCGCCAGCTCCTCGCGCGGAACCACCTCGTTCACCGGCGTGTGGTTCATTCTGAGGTGCGTCTCCAGCTCGCCATTCACCAGGCCCGCGTTGGAGAACACCGTGAGGCCCCACGTGAAGTCGTCGTGCGAGTACAGGGCCGACTGGATGCGCAGCCGCTTCATGTCGATCTTGTGCACGCCCAGCGAGCTGCGCGTGACCGGCACCGCGGTGGGCATGCCCACCTGCCAGTCCTGCACCCGGTTGCCGTTGATGAGCAGCTCTCCCTCCTCCAGCGAGTGGGACAGGTCCTCGGTGGGCGAGTGCCCCGCGACCAGGGTGATGACGTCGTCCGGGTTCTCGTACACCGCGGCGAAGTGCAGCCCGCCGCCGCCCGACTGGAACCGGTGCGCCATGATGGCCGGCGGGTCCTCCGCGTCCATCGTGCCGGGAGACGGCCGCAGGTCCGCGCGCCGCACCACCCAGAACACCGCCTGCGGATAGGACGGCTCCGCCGTCAGCCACTCCACCAGCCGCTTCGAGCCCGGCAGCCACGGCGCCACCGCCTGGCTGGCGATCTGCCAGAAGTTGATGGGGAAGTTCGAGTCCAGGAGGATGACGTAGTCGCGCGTCGCCGCAATCTGGTGCAGCGACGCCGTCACCACCGGCTTGCCCGTGGCCGCGTCGATGAGCTTCCAGTGGTGCAGCCGGTTCTCCCACGTGTCCCAGCTCACCAGCTGTGTGTAGCCCGCGCCCAGCGGCCACTTCGGCCCGTGGTTGGTGAAGAAGAGGCGCGGCCGCTGCTGGTTCGGTGACTCGGGCGAAATCGGCTGGGCGGGCTCCGGGTCGAACGCCGGGTGCGCGGTGCTCTGCAGCAGCGGGAAGGCCCACGGCGCGGGGATGGCCGTCTTCCACTCGCGCCGGTAGCCCAGCGGCGTGTAGGCCTCCAGCGTCTTCGGGTGGATGGCCCACGGGCGCCCCGCGTCCGTCGTCACCAGCAGCATCTTCTCGCCCTCGACGAGGAAGGGCGCCGTGTTCGGCGTCTCCTGGACGCCGAGCGTGAGCGAGACATCCGCCAGCGTGGTGTCCCGGAACTGGTTGAGGTAGCGCGTCAGGGGGCCGCGCGCCGTGGCGCCCGCGTCCACCGACTGACGTGCGTAGTAGGACGGCGTGCGCATGGTGGCGGAGGTGAACTTCGCCCCGCCCCCGAGGAAGTCGAGCCGCAGCACCAGCCCGTCCGAGGCGAGGGCGGGGGAGCCCGCGTGGACGCTCGGGCCCGCGACGAAGACGTGACCCTGCAGGTCGGGCGGGAGCGCGCCGGCGAGCACCTTCAGGGGCTCGTCCACGTACTCCACCGGGCTGGTGGTCATCGTGTTCCGGGGCATCCCCGGCCGCAGGCCCGGGGGCACGTTCAGCCCGGGATACCCGTGCCCGTCCGGCTGGCGCGGGTCTGCGGGGAGCTCCTCGGGAAGGGCGGGGGCAGCGGGGTTCTTCATGGCGGAGTCTGCTTCACGCATGACGGCTCCTGGGGGCAGGGCGAGGGCACGCCGCGTCGGGGAAGGGGGGCGGCAAGGTATCACGCGTGTCGACAGCGCCGTGTCGGCCGGCCGGCCGTCCGCTCTGGGAGGAAGCGGTGACACCTGTTTCACGCGGTACAACCGGTGTACCGGTGTGAGAAGCTTCCCGGGTCCGCGAGAGCCCCCGCTCTCGCGGCACGGGGCGGACCCCCCCGAGGCCACCACCATGGATGAACACGGCATGTCCGAGCGCCAGACCATTGGCGGCAGGTACGTCCTGGAGCGCAAGCTCGCCGGCGGCGGCATGGGCACCATCTGGGTTGCGCTGGACCCGAAGCTCCAGCGGCGCGTGGCGGTGAAGCTGATGGCGTCGCACGCCGCCCCGGCCCCGCTGTCCCGCCAGCAGTTCGAGTGGGAGGCGCAGGCCATTGCCCGCCTCCAGAACCCGCACGTCATCCAGGTGCATGACTGCGACCTCTCCGGCGACACGCCCTACATCGTGATGGAGCTGCTGGAGGGGGAGGACCTGGAGGCGCTGCTCAACCGCCGGGGCCGCCTGTCGCTGGCCATGGTGGAGCGGCTGCTCACGCAGTCCACGCGCGCGCTGACGGCCGCCCACGCCGCTGGCGTCATCCACCGCGACCTCAAGCCCGCCAACCTCTTCCTCGCGCGCACCGCGAGCGGCGAGCTGGTGAAGGTCCTCGACTTCGGGCTGGCGCTGCTGATGTCCGGTGGCGCGGCGAAGCCCCACCCCGAAGAGGGGATGGCGGGCACGCCCCGCTACATGAGCCCCGAGCAGCTCCGCGGCATCGAGCCCCGGCTGGACCACCGCTGCGACCTGTGGGCCCTGGCCGTCGTCGCGTACCGGGCGCTCACAGGCCAGCACCCGTTCCCCCTGGAGTCCCTGCGGCAGATGCGCCTGGGCAACGCGCCCCCGCCCGCCCCCGCGCCCTCCAGCCTCGTGCCCGAGCTGGGCGCGGAGATGGACGCCTTCTTCGCCCGCGCCCTGGACCCGGACCCCGCGCGGCGCTTCCAGTCCGCGCACGAGCTGGCCTCGGCCTTCACCTCCCGGGTGGAGGCGGGCCGGCCGTCGCGCCCCGCGAAGATCCTCGTCGTCGACGACGAGCCGGACGTCGTGGTGCTGATGGAGCAGAGCTTCCGCAAGCAGATCCGCCGCTCCGTCTACGAGTTCCTCTTCGCGGCCGACGGCGAGGAGGCGCTGGAGCAGCTGCGCCAGCACCCCGACACCCAGGTGGTGCTGTGCGACATCAACATGCCGCGCATGGACGGGCTCACCTTCCTGTCGCGCATCGGTGAAGTCACGTCGCTGACCCGCGTGGTCATCGTCTCCGCGTACGGGGACATGAACAACATCCGCACGGCGATGAACCGGGGCGCGTACGACTTCATCACCAAGCCCATCGACTTCCCGGACCTGGAGGCGACGCTCGTCAAGACGCTGAAGCACGTGCGCGAGCTGCGCAGCACCGTGCGCTCCACGGAGGAGAACGGCCTGCTGCGCATGTTCGTGCCGGGCGGGGTGCTGGAGCGGCTGCCGCCCCTGCTGCAGGGCTCGGACGCGCTGGCGGGGGAGCGGGTGGAGGGCACGGTGGTGTTCATCGACGTGGACGCCTTCACCCCCGTCTTCCACCAGGAGGCGCCCGCGGAGTCGCTGCGCCGGCTCAACGCCAACTTCGAGGCCATCGTCCCGGAGCTGCTGTCCCGGGGTGGCACGGTGGACAAGTTCGTCGGGGACGCGGTGATGACCGTCTTCCGGGGGCCGGGCCACGTGGACCGGGCCATGGAGGCGTGCCTGTCCATCCGGCGGCAGTTGGGGACGCTGGCGGACCGGGGCGGCGAGCACGCCCCATATGCGCACGGCGTCTGCATCGGCCTGGACTCCGGGGACCTGGTCTCCGGCAGCGTCGGCGCCAAGGCGTCCGGCCGGCTGGACTTCACGGTGCTGGGCGACGTGGTGAACACGGCCGCGCGGCTGGCGGCGCTGGCCTCCCGGGGGCAGGTGCTGGTCAGCGCCCGGGCCCGCGAGCGCTCGCGAGAGCCCTTCGAGTACACGCCGCTGGGAGAGCAGCTCGTGCCCGGCGTCGGCACGCCGATGGAGCTGTTCGCGCTGGTGCGCCGCGAGGGCGACAGCCGCGTCGCCCCGGACGAGCCCACGCCCTTCGTGGCGTCCGAGCCCCCCGAGGAGCCCGGGACGCCCGGGCTCGCGGCGCTGCCGTCCCGCTAGCCAGGGCAGGGCGGCGGCCCCGGCTTCGCGGGACTACGTCACGCGCACCGTGGTCTTCATCTCCCGGCCGGTGGCCGGATCCCTCGCGCGCATGGTGAGGATGCCTTCGATGTTCACGTCGAAGGTGATCTCCACCTGCACGGTGCCGGCGCGGGCCTGCTGGATGCCGGAGAACGTGAACTCGCCCAGCAGGTCGTTGCGGGCCACCAGCTCGTTGTCGCCCTGGTAGATGCGCACCGCCAGCTCGGTCTGGTTGTCCACGCTGGTGGTGGCCAGCAGCTGCTTGGCGTTGGGGATGGGTGCGTTGCGCGGGAAGACGACGTGGAACGCGCCGCCGGCCTTCTCCAGGCCGATGGCCATGGGAATCACGTCCAGCAGCTGGATGCGCAGGTTGGTGTCGTCCTGCAGCGAGTGCGCGTAGAGCGCCGCGCCGATGGCCACCGCCTCGTCCGGATGCACGCCCTTGCTGGGCGGCTTGCCGAAGAACTTCGTCAGCCGGTCCTGGACGATGGGCATGCGCGTCTGCCCGCCCACCAGCATCACCTCGTCCACGTCCTTCGTGGACAGCCCGGAGTCCACCAGCACCCGCGCCACCATCTGCAGGGTGCGGTCCACCAACTGGTTGGTGAGCTGCTCCAGCATCTTCCGGGTGAACTTCATCTCGATGTTCAGCGGCTGGCCCTGCGCCGTCATCGTGATGAAGGGGATGTTGAAGGGCACCTCGTCGCGCGCGGACAGGTCAATCTTGGTGCGCTCGGCCAGGTCCTTGATGCGCTGCATCGCCACCGGGTCCGTGGCCAGGTCGATGCCCGTCTTGGCCGCGAAGTCCTTCAGGACGTGGTGGATGATGGCGTTGTCGAAGTCGATGCCGCCCAGGAAGACGTCGCCGCCCGTGGACTTCACCTCGAAGACCCGGTCGCGGATCTCGATGATGGACACGTCGAACGTGCCGCCGCCGAGGTCGTAGATGACGACCTTCTCCTTGAGGTTCTTCCCCACGCCGTACGCCAGCGCCGCGGCGGTGGGCTCGTTGATGATGCGCACCACCTCCAGGTCGATGAGCTTCCCGGCGTCCTTCACCGTCTGGCGCTGCCGGTCGTTGAAGTAGGCCGGGACGGTGACGACCGCCCGCTTGATGGGCATCTTCAGGTAGTTCGACGCGACCTCGCGGATCTTCCCGAGGACCTTGGCGCTGATCTCCTGGAGGGTGAACTCCTTCTTCCCCACGTCCAGGGTGACGTCGTTCTTCTTGCCGGGGCGCATGTTGTACGCCACGACCTTCTTCATCGTGTCCACGACGTCACTGCTGAAGGGCTTCCCCACCAGGCGCTTCGAACCGTAGACGGTGTTGCGCGGGTTGAGCTGCCACTGGCGCTTGGCCTCGTAGCCGATCAGCTCGTTCCCCTTGTCGTCGATGGCGAAGATGGAGGGGATGGTGTACTCGCCCCCCTTGTAGGGGATGAGCTTGACGTTCCCGCTGTCCTCGACGATCGCCGCGCACGAGTTCGTCGTGCCGAGGTCGATGCCGATGATGGGCTCCTTGTGCATCGTGTGTGGACTCCGGGTGGGGGGCGCCGCAGAGAAGCAATGGACCGTACCCCAGCCCGCGCGGGTGCGCGAGTCCGCACACTTCCGGGCCTGCGTCCAGGCCCCCTGCCTCCTCAGGTGGGGGGCTGGGAGGCCCGCCCGCTCCCCCTGGCGGAACCCGGGGGAAGGCCACTGTTCCACTTCCCGGGGAGGGCAGGGGGCCTGGCGGCGCCCCCGGGCTGGCGGGCCCCGAACACAAGCCCTGGGAGGGCCTGGACTTCCGGCGGGCGGGCGGAAGACTTCTCCCACCGTCGCGGTCGTGCGGCCGTCCGGCGCCATGGCTAGATCGAACTGACCCCGTACGAGGAGAGCAGCGTGGACGCGAAGGGCTATCTGCAAGAGGTCGGCTCGCAGGTGAGTGCCGACTTCGTCAAGAACCGGTCGATCCTCTCGTTCGAGGAATACCTCTCGCTCTTCTTCAACGACCCGCGCGCCCAGGCGCGCAACGCGGCCCAGTACCTGCGGGACGTGATGGACCACTTCGGCACGGAGACGGTGACGCACCCCACCGGCACCATCCGGCGGTTCAAGGTCTTCGACGCGCCGGGCTCCGAGCGGGACGGCCGGGTGGCCGGCCAGGAGGAGGTGCAGAACGCCATCTACCGGCTGCTCGGCAACTTCGTGCGCGCCGGCCGCATCAACAAGCTCATCCTCCTGCACGGCCCCAACGGCAGCGCCAAGTCCACGCTCGTCAACGCCCTCAAGGAGGGCATGGAGGCGTACTCCCGGCAGCCCCAGGGGGCGCTCTACCGCATCGCCTGGGTCTTCCCGTCCGAGAAGCTCATCAAGGGCTCCATCGGCTTCGGCGAGCGTGCCCCCGGCCAGGAGGAGGTGACCACCTACGCGCACCTGGAGGCGGAGTCCATCGACCTGCGGATGCCCTGCGAGCTGAGGGACCACCCGCTCTTCGCCGTCCCGCCCGGCGAGCGCCGGAAGCTCCTGGAGTCCGCCCTCAAGAAGAAGGGCCTGGGCACGGGGGACGGGGAGACGGGCGACTTCATCCTCTCCGACTACGTGCGTGACGGCGAGCTGTGCTCCAAGTGCCGCCGCATCTACACCGCGCTGCTCAACTCGTACGGCGGGGACTGGCTCAAGGTCATGCGCCACGTCCAGGTGGAGCGCTTCTACGTGTCGCGCCGCTACCAGGTGGGCACGGTGACGGTGGAGCCGCAGATGAGCGTGGACGCCATGGTCCAGCAGATCACCGCGGACCGCACCCAGCTCAACGTGCCCGCGCCGCTGCACAGCACCGTGCTCTACGAGCCGCACGGCCCCCTGGTCCACGCCAACCGGGGGCTCATCGAGTACGCGGACCTGCTCAAGCGCCCCCTGGAGGCCTTCAAGTACCTGCTGGGCTTCAGCGAGACGGGCGAGGTGCCCCTGGAGCCCTTCGTCCTCCAACTGGACGAGGTGCTCATCGCCTCCGCCAACGAGAAGCACCTGGGCGCCTTCAAGGAGCTGCCGGACTTCGCGTCCTTCAAGGGCCGCATCGAGCTGGTGCGCGTGCCCTACCTGCGCCGCTACCGGACGGAGCAGCAGATCTACGACGCGCAGATAACGTCCACCACCGTGGGCAAGCACGTGGCGCCCCACGCCACCGAGCTGGCCGCCATGTGGGCCGTGCTCACCCGCCTGAAGAAGCCCATTCCGGACCGCTACCCCAACGACGTGAAGGAGCTCATCGACCACGTCACCCCGGTGGAGAAGCTGCACCTTTACGAGGAGGGCGCGCCCCCGGACCGGCTCAGCCTGGCCAACACCAAGGAGCTGCGCAAGCTGCGCGAGGAGCTGTTCACCGAGTCGGACGCGTACCCCAACTACGAGGGCCGCTCCGGCGCCAGCGCGCGCGAAATCAAGACGGCGCTCTTCAACGCCGCGCAGAACCCCGACTACAAGTGCCTCAACGCCCTGGCCGTGCTGGAGGAGCTGGACGCCATCTGCAAGGACAAGAGCGTCTACGAGTTCCTCCTCCAGGAGGTGGTGGACGGCTACCACGACCACGAGGCCTTCGTGCGCGTGGCGGAGGCCGAGTACCTGGACCGCGTGGACTCCGAGGTCCGCGAGTCCATGGGCCTGGTGTCGGAAGGGCAGTACCGCGAGCTGGTGGAGCGCTACATCCAGAGCGTCAGCCACTGGGTGCGCGGGGAGAAGATGCGCAACCGCGTCACCGGTGAGAACGAGAAGCCGGACGAGCACCGGATGGCGGAGCTGGAGGCCATCATCATGCCCAAGGGCGAGGACCCCGCTGAGTTCCGCCGCGGCCTCATCTCGTCCATCGGCGCGCACCGCCTGGACAACCCGGACGCGACGATGGACTACCCGCGCATCTTCCCGGACATGTTCCGGCGGCTGCGAGATCACTACTTCGAGGAGCGCAAGCGGGTGCTGCGCAAGAACAAGGAGAACGTCCTCAAGTACCTCTCCGAGGACCGCGGCCAGCTCACCCCCCGCGAGCAGACGCAGGTGCAGAGCACGCTGAAGACGCTCGCGGAGCGCTACGGCTACTGCGAGTTCTGCGCGAAGGACGCCATCCTGTTCCTGATGAAGAAGCGCTACGGGTGAAGAACGCGGGGCCATGAGCGGGCAGGCGGCCGGGGCCACGCCGGTCGTCTGCTTCCAATGCCGGAGAGGGCCCGGGATGATTCGAGCTGCAAGTGGGTTGCAGCCTCGTAGGTCGTCCCCCTCTACCGGAGAGTCGATGAGCCGCTTCTTCCTGGGCGTCCCCGCCCTGCTCACCCTCGTGTCGTGCGCCAGTGCTCCCTCGCAGCAGGCCTCCAGCGCTCCGGCGCCCCAGGCGGCCCCGGTGGTGGAGCGCGTCCTGGCGGCGGTCGAGGCCGCGCGTCCGTCCCGCAAGGAGATGGTGCGGCGCATCCTCCCGCACAACGTCCGGCTGCAGGTGGCCGAAGCGGGCAAGGCGCGCAGCACCGCGTCCGGCGTCGTGGTGGGCACCGAGCGCGACGAGAAGGGCGGGGTGGTGGCGTGGGTCGTCACCAACGCGCACGCGGTGGAGCTGGGCCACCTGAAGGACCCCGTCCTGCGGGTGATGGTGGACCGGCGGGGCGACGTGCTCGAGCACACCGGCGAGGTGGTGGCGAAGGGCCAGGTGCCGGACCTGGACCTGGCGCTGGTGCGCGTGACGGGCCTGGACCTGCCGGCGGTGGAGCTGGCGGATGACGCCGAGCTGGAGCTGGGCGAGGACGTCGTCGTCGCCGCGTCGCCCTTCGGCCGCGCGCTGTCGCTGTCCGGCGGCATGCTGTCCCAGGTGGAGTGGGACCGCGAGACGAAGCGCCCGAAGATGGTGAAGACGGACGCGCCCATCGGCTATGGCGCGTCCGGCGGCGGCATCTTCAGCCTGGAGACGGGCCGGCTGCTGGCCATCGTCGAGGGCTACCGCACCGCCAAGGTGGACTTCGAGGTGCAGGAACAGAACTACAGCTTCGACGTGCCCATGCCCGGCGAGACGTTCGCCGCGCCCAGCGCCAAGGTGCGCCAGTTCCTCCAGGCCAAGGGCTTCGGCCGGCTCATCCAGCGCCCCGCGGCCACCGAGGGCGGCGTCGCCCAGGCAGCGGGCCGCTAGCCGCCGCGCAGGACCGGAGCCCCGACAGCCGACACCGGCTCCGGCCGAAAGCTCGACAGCGTCCGGGGCCAGGGTACATCCGGCCCCGGAGGTGCGGGATGTCCGGACGTGTTTCGTGGGACCAGTACTTCATGGACATCGCGAAGCAGGTGGCCACGCGGGCCACGTGTGATCGCAAGCATGTGGGCGCCGTCATCGTCCGTGGGCGCACCATCCTGTCCACCGGCTACAACGGCTCCATCCGCGGCCTGCCGCACTGCGACGACGTGGGCCACATGATGGAGAACGGCCACTGCGTGGCCACCGTCCACGCCGAGGCCAATGCCATCATCCAGGCGGCCACCAACGGCGTCAGCATCGACGGGGCGACCATCTACACCACCGCCAGTCCCTGCTGGCCGTGCTTCAAGCTGATCGCCAACGCGGGCCTGGTGCGCATCGTCTTCGGCGAGTTCTACCGGGATCCACGCATCTTCGAGTACGCCGGCCGGCTCAAGCTGGACCTCGTCGGCCTGGGCGAGGCCGCCAGGCCCCCTGCCAGCGGACTGTGACGCGGACCTCCGTCCTGCGCCGGACATCGCGCGGGGCGGAGTGATCGCCACACGCCGGAAAACGTCTGCTGAAGGACACTCGGGAGCTCATTCAAGTGGGCGTCCCTCCACGGGAATTTGCCGCTTCCGGCAAGAATTACCGACCCAGGGTTGACGTTCCGAAAGGGGCTCCCTAACTCTTGGCTCCGGTAAGGGCGGCGGCGTGGCGAGGCGAAAAATTCCCGAGGAGTTACCGTTGGTTAGCTCGACGGCAGTGTCGAATAGCGCTCCCTCCGTGCAGGATGTGACGGATCCCGTGGTGGGCGCGGCCCGCTATGGCGCGGTCCCCACGCTGATGGACAGCCTGCTGCACGACGTGAGGAACCCGCTCAACGCGCTGGCCATCCACCTGGAGGTCCTGTCGGAGAAGCTGAAGGCGGAGACCGGCCAGGTGCCGCCGTCGCAGGAGAAGAACCTCAAGGCCATGCGCGAGCAGATCCAGCGCGTGGACGGCATCCTCCGGCTGTTCTCCGACTTCGTCGTCCACCGCGGCGGTGCGCCGGGCGAGGCCGACCTGTCGGACACCACCACGCGGGCGCTGGGCGTGCTGTCCCACGAGAGCCGCAAGCGCCGGGTCCAGGTGCAGGTGGGCGTGGAGGCCGGGGTGCTGGTGCGGCTCGGGGACACGTCGGAGCTGGGCTTCTTCATCATCCAGGCGCTGCTGCGCGCCTTCCGCAGGGCGGAAGGGGGCGGCTCGGTGCGGGTGATGGTGCGCGCGGACGGCGGGGCGGCGGTGCTGGAGGTGGAGGACTCCGCGGGTGCCACCGCCGAGTCCATGCCGGATGCGGTGGCGGCCCTGGAGCTGCGCTGTGCGCAGCTGGGCGTGGAGCTGCACCTGCGGGGCGGCCACTGCCGCCTGGTCTTCCCCCGGGCCTGAGCGCCGTGCTGGCGGCTCTCGCTCCGGGTTTCGATTTCGCTTCAGACAACTTCGCGTCACGACGCAGTACGGGAGGTCTTCATCTTGGGTAGCGCACGAATCCTGGCCGTGGATGACGAACGCGACACGTGCGAGGCGCTGGCAGAGATGCTCAGCACCTGGGGTCACAAGGTCGAGATCGCATTCGACGGGCACGACGCACTCCGCAAGGCAGGAGAGTTCAGACCGGACGTCGTCCTGTCGGACCTGGCCATGCCGGAGACGGATGGCCTGTGGCTCCTGCGCAACCTGAAGGAGGAGCTGCCGGACTGCCCGGTGGTCTTCCTCACGGGGCGCGGAACCATCGACGCGGCCGTGGAGGCCATCCGCGAGGGAGCCTACGACTTCATCGTCAAGCCGCTGGACACCGCGCGGCTCAAGGTCTGCATCGACCGGGCGCTGGAGAAGAAGGAGACGATGCGCGAGGTGCAGACCTTGCGCAGGCGGCTGAAGCAGCTCGGCTCGTCGGACCTGATCGCCCAGTCGGCGAACATGCGCAAGGTCATCGAGCTGGTGGAGAAGGTGGCCCCGTCGAAGGCCAGCGTGTCCATCAGCGGCGAGTCCGGCACTGGCAAGGAAGTGGTGTCACGCGCGGTGCACAACCTGTCGCTGCGCCGGGACAAGCCCTTCATCGCCATCAACTGCGCGTCCATCCCCCACACGCTCATCGAGTCCGAGCTGTTCGGCCACGAGCGCGGCGCCTTCACCGGCGCGGATCAGCGCCGGCCCGGCGTGTTCGAGATGGCGCACGGCGGCACCCTGTTCCTGGACGAGCTGGGGGAGATTCCCCTGGAGCTGCAGGCCAAGCTGCTGCGCGTCCTGGAAGAGGGGCGGCTGCGCCGGCTGGGCGGCAAGGTGGAGATCGAAGTCGACGTGCGCGTGCTGTGCGCCACCAACCGCGACCTCAAGCAGGAGATCAAGAACGGGCGGTTCCGCGAGGACCTCTACTTCCGCCTCAACGTGTTCCAGATCCACCTGCCGCCCCTGCGCGAGCGGCGCGAGGACGTGCCCATCCTGGTCCAGCACTTCGTGGACAAGTACCGCGGGGATTCCGCCAAGCGTGTGAGCGGGGTTCACCCGGAGGCCATGGAGGTCCTGAAGAACTACGACTGGCCGGGCAACATCCGCGAGCTGCGCAACGCGGTGGAGCGCGCGGTGATCCTCTGCGACGGGGAGCTGATCACCCGCGAGCACCTGCCGCCCGACATGGCGGGCAAGGCCCCGGAGCGCCACACCTTCCGGCTGCCCTTCGGGCTGAGCCTGGACGCGGTGGAGCGGGAGTACATCCTCGGCAGCCTCCAGCGGAACGGGAACAACAAGGCCCGCACGGCCGAGGTGCTCGGGGTGAGCGAGAAGACGCTCTACAACAAGCTCAATCGGTACGCCGCGGAGGCTCGCGCCCAGCAGAACCCCGTCCGGGATGGAGGCCCGCTCGGCGGGCAGGGGAGCGACGGGCCCCTGGGCGCGAACAGCATGGTCGTCCGCTGACCTGACGGGTAGGAAATCCCCTCCGGCTTCCGCATTCCTGGCGGGGCTCGGAGGGGGGGCTGTCAGGGGCTCCCCCCGACCTCGAAACCCCGCGTCAATTCTTGACTTTTGACCTCTGGGCGGGGGATTCTGCGGTAATCTCCCACCCACAGGGAGGGCCCGGCCGCAGAGGTTACGCATCGGGCAACTCCGACGCCTTCTTCTCTGGCTGTCCAGGAGTCTGCATCAGTGCCGCCGGGGGGGCACAAGGAAGGCCACAACCCAATGAGCGACGCGCGAGTTCTCCACTTCTTCGGCGGCAAGGGCGGGGCAGGCAAGACCACGCTCGCGGCAGCGTACGCGTTGCGGTTGTCGGAAGATGCGCCGAAAGAACGGGTGCTGCTCGTCTCGTTGGATCCGGTGCGCTCCCTGTCGGACCTGCTGAAGAAGAAGCTCTCCGCGAAGCCGACGAAGCTGGTGCCGGGCAAGGGCGAGGGTGGCGTGTGGGGCCTGGAGCTGGAGCCGGCCGCGCTGATGAAGCCCTTCCTGGCGGACTACCTGCCCGCGCTGGCGAAGGCCGCGAACAAGGGCCAGCACATCTCCGACGAGGACATGGGCAAGCTGTACCAGCAGGCCGTGCCGGGCCTGGAGGAGCTGGTGGGGCTCTTCCACGTGGTGGGGCTGCTGGAGGGCAAGGACAAGGAGTTCGACCGCATCGTCGTGGACGCGTCGCCGACGAGCCACACGCTGCGGCTGTTCGACCTGCCGGCGGGCCTGCGCAAGTTCCTGGGCTTCGTGAAGGCGGGCGGTGAGAAGCCGGCCACCTCGGGCAAGGGCAAGAAGGCCGCCGAGGCCGCCGCGGAGCCGGGCTTCCTGGAGCAGGTGGGCGCGAAGGCGGAGAAGCTGCTGGCGCTCGTGAAGGACCCGGCGCGCACGGCCTTCCACCTGGTGGCGCTGGCGGAGCCGGTGCCCGAGGCGCAGACGCGCATGCTCTTCACCCAGCTGCGCGAGCGCGGCATCCCGGTGACGGAGATCATCGTCAACCAGGTCGAGGACCGCGACGGCTGCCCGGCGTGCCAGGGCCGCCGGGGGCTGCAGGCGCCGCACGTGCGCAAGTTCCAGGCGCTGGACAAGGCGGTGCCGGTGCACCTGCTGGGCCGGCGCGAGGTGGCGCCCCGCGGGCTGGACGGGCTGGCGCTGTTCGCCAAGGCGTGGGCGGGTGGCAAGGAGACGAAGGCGCTGGAGTTCGCCGCCGCGGAAGGTCCGCCGGCGCTGGTCCGCGCGCCGTCCATGCCTCCCATCGCCGCGCCGCCGCTGCCTCCCACGCGGCTCATCTTCTTCGTGGGCCAGGGCGGGGTTGGCAAGAGCTCCTGTGCCGCCGCGGCCGCGGTGACGCTGACGGAGAAGGAGGGGCCGGTGCTCCTCATCTCCACGGACCCGGCGCACTCGCTGTCGGACGTGCTGCAGAGCCGGCTGACGGACACCGAGACGCAGGTGAAGGGCACCAAGGGCCTGTACGCGCGCGAGCTGGACATGGCCGGCTGGTTCAACGCCCTGCGCAAGCGGGTGAAGGAGAAGGCGGAGAAGGCCTTCGAGGGCGCGCCCAAGGCGGGCAACGACGTGCCGGCGGACCTGGTCTACCTGCGCAACCTGCTGGAGTGCGCGCCCCCGGGCATCGACGAGCTGGCGGCGCTGTCCTGCCTCACGGACGCGCTGGTGCAGGAGCGCTTCAAGCGCATCGTCGTGGACTCGTCGCCGGTGGTGACGTCCGTGCGCGTGGTGGAGCTGGCGGAGACGGCCAAGGCCTGGCTGGGCACGCTGCACACCGTGCTGAGCAAGCACCGCGCGAAGGGCCTGGGCGAGCTGGCGGACGACATC is from Pyxidicoccus xibeiensis and encodes:
- a CDS encoding deoxycytidylate deaminase, whose protein sequence is MSGRVSWDQYFMDIAKQVATRATCDRKHVGAVIVRGRTILSTGYNGSIRGLPHCDDVGHMMENGHCVATVHAEANAIIQAATNGVSIDGATIYTTASPCWPCFKLIANAGLVRIVFGEFYRDPRIFEYAGRLKLDLVGLGEAARPPASGL
- a CDS encoding PrkA family serine protein kinase; its protein translation is MDAKGYLQEVGSQVSADFVKNRSILSFEEYLSLFFNDPRAQARNAAQYLRDVMDHFGTETVTHPTGTIRRFKVFDAPGSERDGRVAGQEEVQNAIYRLLGNFVRAGRINKLILLHGPNGSAKSTLVNALKEGMEAYSRQPQGALYRIAWVFPSEKLIKGSIGFGERAPGQEEVTTYAHLEAESIDLRMPCELRDHPLFAVPPGERRKLLESALKKKGLGTGDGETGDFILSDYVRDGELCSKCRRIYTALLNSYGGDWLKVMRHVQVERFYVSRRYQVGTVTVEPQMSVDAMVQQITADRTQLNVPAPLHSTVLYEPHGPLVHANRGLIEYADLLKRPLEAFKYLLGFSETGEVPLEPFVLQLDEVLIASANEKHLGAFKELPDFASFKGRIELVRVPYLRRYRTEQQIYDAQITSTTVGKHVAPHATELAAMWAVLTRLKKPIPDRYPNDVKELIDHVTPVEKLHLYEEGAPPDRLSLANTKELRKLREELFTESDAYPNYEGRSGASAREIKTALFNAAQNPDYKCLNALAVLEELDAICKDKSVYEFLLQEVVDGYHDHEAFVRVAEAEYLDRVDSEVRESMGLVSEGQYRELVERYIQSVSHWVRGEKMRNRVTGENEKPDEHRMAELEAIIMPKGEDPAEFRRGLISSIGAHRLDNPDATMDYPRIFPDMFRRLRDHYFEERKRVLRKNKENVLKYLSEDRGQLTPREQTQVQSTLKTLAERYGYCEFCAKDAILFLMKKRYG
- a CDS encoding S1 family peptidase, translated to MSRFFLGVPALLTLVSCASAPSQQASSAPAPQAAPVVERVLAAVEAARPSRKEMVRRILPHNVRLQVAEAGKARSTASGVVVGTERDEKGGVVAWVVTNAHAVELGHLKDPVLRVMVDRRGDVLEHTGEVVAKGQVPDLDLALVRVTGLDLPAVELADDAELELGEDVVVAASPFGRALSLSGGMLSQVEWDRETKRPKMVKTDAPIGYGASGGGIFSLETGRLLAIVEGYRTAKVDFEVQEQNYSFDVPMPGETFAAPSAKVRQFLQAKGFGRLIQRPAATEGGVAQAAGR
- a CDS encoding sensor histidine kinase; translation: MTDPVVGAARYGAVPTLMDSLLHDVRNPLNALAIHLEVLSEKLKAETGQVPPSQEKNLKAMREQIQRVDGILRLFSDFVVHRGGAPGEADLSDTTTRALGVLSHESRKRRVQVQVGVEAGVLVRLGDTSELGFFIIQALLRAFRRAEGGGSVRVMVRADGGAAVLEVEDSAGATAESMPDAVAALELRCAQLGVELHLRGGHCRLVFPRA
- the nla6 gene encoding enhancer binding protein Nla6; this encodes MGSARILAVDDERDTCEALAEMLSTWGHKVEIAFDGHDALRKAGEFRPDVVLSDLAMPETDGLWLLRNLKEELPDCPVVFLTGRGTIDAAVEAIREGAYDFIVKPLDTARLKVCIDRALEKKETMREVQTLRRRLKQLGSSDLIAQSANMRKVIELVEKVAPSKASVSISGESGTGKEVVSRAVHNLSLRRDKPFIAINCASIPHTLIESELFGHERGAFTGADQRRPGVFEMAHGGTLFLDELGEIPLELQAKLLRVLEEGRLRRLGGKVEIEVDVRVLCATNRDLKQEIKNGRFREDLYFRLNVFQIHLPPLRERREDVPILVQHFVDKYRGDSAKRVSGVHPEAMEVLKNYDWPGNIRELRNAVERAVILCDGELITREHLPPDMAGKAPERHTFRLPFGLSLDAVEREYILGSLQRNGNNKARTAEVLGVSEKTLYNKLNRYAAEARAQQNPVRDGGPLGGQGSDGPLGANSMVVR